The genomic region GCCACAATCCCCGCCCAAGGCGTCTCAACGCTACCCACAATCATCGCGCCCACAAGAACCAACGCCATAGGGCCAGCCGCCGTATCAAAAATACACACAACACGTTCATTACGGGCGAACAGATTTGGAACATTCTCCACCGTAACCGGATTGACCGAAAACAGCTTGCCGGGAACATAAATCATTTCCCGAAGCGTACCTGCCAGAGGCATGTGAATGCGATGATAGTCACTGGGAGAGAGATAAACCGTCGAAAACTCACCCTCCGAAAAAGTCTCTGCCCGTGCAGTATCGCCACCGAGAAATTCTACCAAACTGAACGATTGACCCTTTGCCTGGAATACCCGGCCCCCGGATACTTGGCCTAGTTGGCTAATGGCGCCATCTACGGGGCTCACAAAAGTATTGTCGCCTTCAGCAATAGGCCGAATGCCTGGCTTAAGTGCACGGGTAAAAAATGCGTTGAAACTGGAGTAAGCGGTCGGATCCGATTCTGCGGCTTCGCTCATATCAACGCCGTAGCGCTTTATGAACCACTTTACTACCCGGTTTTTGAGCGCAGGGGTGCGATCATTATCTGCCAGACGGCCGGCAGCCCGGGAAACCGCAAGCTGTGGCGTGACGTACTGGCTCAGAACAAACAGCTTGTCGAACATTAAATGAGATCCTCTGTGCTCAAAGGCGCGAAGTTTACCAAATAGTGTTGTAAGAA from Marinobacter sp. LV10R510-11A harbors:
- the asd gene encoding archaetidylserine decarboxylase (Phosphatidylserine decarboxylase is synthesized as a single chain precursor. Generation of the pyruvoyl active site from a Ser is coupled to cleavage of a Gly-Ser bond between the larger (beta) and smaller (alpha chains). It is an integral membrane protein.), with the translated sequence MFDKLFVLSQYVTPQLAVSRAAGRLADNDRTPALKNRVVKWFIKRYGVDMSEAAESDPTAYSSFNAFFTRALKPGIRPIAEGDNTFVSPVDGAISQLGQVSGGRVFQAKGQSFSLVEFLGGDTARAETFSEGEFSTVYLSPSDYHRIHMPLAGTLREMIYVPGKLFSVNPVTVENVPNLFARNERVVCIFDTAAGPMALVLVGAMIVGSVETPWAGIVAPNSSGVKAITYEGESALSFAKGEEMGRFRLGSTVVMVMPKGSVSWNAEQIAGKTVRMGESFGLVGA